The Prevotella herbatica genome contains the following window.
AGTTTGAACGTACCCTTATCATTGCAGAAGATGATGCCTATGTTAGCTATCTTGAAGGCTGCACGGCTCCTATGCGTGATGAGAATCAGTTACACGCTGCTATTGTCGAGATTATAATCAAGAATAATGCAGAAGTAAAATACTCTACAGTTCAAAACTGGTATCCTGGCGATGAGAATGGAAAGGGCGGAGTGCTTAATCTTGTTACAAAGCGTGGTGATCTTCGTGGCGTTAATTCAAAACTTAGTTGGACTCAGGTTGAGACAGGGTCAGCTATAACATGGAAATATCCTTCATGCATTCTTCGTGGTGACAATTCTGTAGCTGAATTTTACAGTGTTGCTGTAACAAATCATTATCAGGAAGCAGACACTGGAACGAAGATGATTCATATGGGTAAGAATACGAAGTCGACTATAATATCTAAAGGTATATCTGCCGGTCATAGTCAGAATAGCTACCGTGGTTTAGTAAGAGCTACAAGTAATGCAGACAATGCTAGAAATTACAGTTCATGTGATTCCTTGTTATTGGGAAGCGATTGCGGTGCACATACTTTCCCATATATGGATTCACATAATAACTCAGCTGTGTTTGAACATGAGGCTACTACTTCAAAAATTAGTGAAGATCAACTTTTCTATTGCAACCAGCGAGGAATACCTACTGAACAGGCTGTTGGACTTATCGTAAATGGATATGCTAAAGAAGTGCTCAATAAACTTCCTATGGAATTTGCTGTTGAGGCACAGAAACTTCTTAGCGTAAGTCTTGAGGGAACGGTAGGATAATAGTTAAATAAGGAATAAAATACAAGAGATATGTTAGAAGTTAAAAATCTGCATGCTACAATTGCAGGCAAAGAGATATTAAAAGGCATAGATCTTACTGTAAATGACGGTGAGATTCATGCCATC
Protein-coding sequences here:
- the sufB gene encoding Fe-S cluster assembly protein SufB, with the translated sequence MEEKGKNEFVSQVAEKKYEFGFTTDVQTEIIDKGLNEDVVRLISQKKGEPDWMLDFRLKAYNYWKTLTQPTWAHVHVPEIDYQAISYYADPLVKKPKNNEIDPELEKTFDKLGIPLEERLALSGTAVDAIMDSVSVKTTFKEKLREKGVIFCSIGEAVKEHPELVKEYLGSVVPYRDNFFAALNSAVFSDGSFVYIPKGVRCPMELSSYFRINARNTGQFERTLIIAEDDAYVSYLEGCTAPMRDENQLHAAIVEIIIKNNAEVKYSTVQNWYPGDENGKGGVLNLVTKRGDLRGVNSKLSWTQVETGSAITWKYPSCILRGDNSVAEFYSVAVTNHYQEADTGTKMIHMGKNTKSTIISKGISAGHSQNSYRGLVRATSNADNARNYSSCDSLLLGSDCGAHTFPYMDSHNNSAVFEHEATTSKISEDQLFYCNQRGIPTEQAVGLIVNGYAKEVLNKLPMEFAVEAQKLLSVSLEGTVG